Below is a genomic region from Citrobacter tructae.
TACCTGATGCTGCCTGCCGATGTTGCCAAACAGCCCGCTACGCCCCCGCAGGAGCGACTGATTATTCCTCTGAGTGAACCGGAGAGCAGCGTGGCGGCAGCGTTTCGTTTTCAGGCCCGTGAACGACTGCTGGACAGTTCACGTGTGGCGTTACTGGCTGATTTTCTCGCGCAGCGCTTTGGTTTGCAGCCAGTCCTACAGCGCTGGATGGTGGAAACGCCGATGGCCCATGCCACGTTGTTAATGGGCAAGGGGCTTTTTGATGAGCGTCATCCGGCGTTTGTTGGTACTTACAGCGCGGGGGCCAGCAGCGAATATGTACGCCAGTCGATAGAAGATGCCGACACGATTATCTGCGTTGGTACCCGTTTTATTGACACTCTAACCGCCGGTTTTACGCAGTGTTTACCGCAGGATCGCACGATTGAGGTTCAGCCGCATGCTGCGCGTGTGGGAAGTCAGTGGTTTAACGTCCCGATGGAGCAGGCGGTAACCACGCTACGGGAACTGTGCCTGGAGCTGTCATTTTCTCTGCCGCCGCAACGACCTCCTGCCGGGCGTCCCCTGATTGAAAAGGGACCACTGACGCAGGAGAATTTCTGGCATACGGTGCAGCAATATCTGGCGCCTGACGACATTATCCTTGTCGATCAGGGGACTGCGGCATTTGGTGCGGCAGCGCTCTTGTTACCTTCCGGGGCGGAGGTGCTGGTGCAGCCGCTGTGGGGCTCGATAGGTTATTCCTTACCCGCTGCATTGGGGGCACAAACGGCGAATCCGGATCGTCGGGTGATCCTGATTATTGGCGACGGCGCAGCCCAACTCACGATTCAGGAATTGGGCTCGATGCTCAGAGACGGGCAATCTCCGGTTATTTTACTGCTCAATAATGATGGCTATACCGTAGAGCGCGCTATTCACGGGGCGAACCAGCGTTATAACGATATTGCCGGATGGAACTGGACGCAGGTACCACAGGCGCTGAGCCGGGAGTGTCAGGCGGAGTGCTGGCGCGTGACGCAAGCCGTACAGTTGGAAGAGGTACTTGCCCGGGTGGAGTGCCCGCAGCGGCTTTCGTTAATTGAAGTGATACTGCCGAAAGCCGATCTGCCTGAGCTGTTGCGCACGGTGACCCGTGCGCTGGAAGCCCGGAACGGAGGATAGTTATTGATCCGGGCGGTTGGCGATCATCATCGGTTTGCCTGCCAACAGCAGCCAGGCGGGAAGCATGACGATGCACAGCAGCGGCAGCAGGGTGGAGTCGGGAACCACCACTGCCGCCATAAACAGGCTCAGCCAGGCGTCTCGAGTGACGACCAACACTAGCCCCAGAATGGCACAGGAGACGGTGATCGCTGCCGGAACGGCTTCGACATGAGCGTGAAGCATCAACCCCAGCGCAACGCCAACGAATACCGCCGGGAAAATGCGTCCCCCGCGAAAACCGC
It encodes:
- a CDS encoding alpha-keto acid decarboxylase family protein, producing MQTPYSVADYLLDRLAGCGIGHLFGVPGDYNLQFLDHVIEHPDVCWVGCANELNAAYAADGYARIAGAGALLTTFGVGELSAINGLAGSYAEYVPVLQIVGAPCSGAQRRGELMHHTLGDGDFQHFYRMHQAVTAASAVLDEQNACYEIDRVLRVMLTERRPGYLMLPADVAKQPATPPQERLIIPLSEPESSVAAAFRFQARERLLDSSRVALLADFLAQRFGLQPVLQRWMVETPMAHATLLMGKGLFDERHPAFVGTYSAGASSEYVRQSIEDADTIICVGTRFIDTLTAGFTQCLPQDRTIEVQPHAARVGSQWFNVPMEQAVTTLRELCLELSFSLPPQRPPAGRPLIEKGPLTQENFWHTVQQYLAPDDIILVDQGTAAFGAAALLLPSGAEVLVQPLWGSIGYSLPAALGAQTANPDRRVILIIGDGAAQLTIQELGSMLRDGQSPVILLLNNDGYTVERAIHGANQRYNDIAGWNWTQVPQALSRECQAECWRVTQAVQLEEVLARVECPQRLSLIEVILPKADLPELLRTVTRALEARNGG